The Aneurinibacillus migulanus genome contains the following window.
CCGAACATTTCCGGATGAACCGTATAAGAAGAAATCATCCCATGGTTTACTTCCACGATGTAGGTTGGCTCGCTGATACTGATTTCGTCCAATCCGTCGGCGCCTGCGACAACAAGTGCTCGTTTGACTCCCATTTCGTTCAGCACTTCTGCTACCTTCAGTCCCAGATTCTTATCATAGATGCCCAACAGCTGTCGATCAGCACGCGCCGGATTGGTCAGCGGTCCCAGTAGATTAAATACGGTGCGGAAGCCGAGTTGATGCCTCGGTTCCACCGCGTGCTTCATTGCCTGATGATATTGTGGAGCAAACATGAAGCAGAGATTCGTCTCCGTTAGACAACGCGTCGCTGCCTCTGGTGTGCTTGTAATTGTAACGCCGAGCGCCTCCAGCACATCGGCACTGCCGCTCTTGCTCGATACGGCCCGGTTGCCGTGCTTGGCAACCCGTACGCCACCCGCCGCTGCAACTAGCGCGGCCGCTGTAGAAATGTTAAACGTTCCACCTCCATCGCCGCCCGTACCGCACGTATCTAGCAGTCCTT
Protein-coding sequences here:
- the trpD gene encoding anthranilate phosphoribosyltransferase; the encoded protein is MFKQLLGQVAHGESLTRDEAREAMRLIMEGEAQPIQIAGFLTALRMKGETVDEIVGFVETMREKAIRLDICGEGLLDTCGTGGDGGGTFNISTAAALVAAAGGVRVAKHGNRAVSSKSGSADVLEALGVTITSTPEAATRCLTETNLCFMFAPQYHQAMKHAVEPRHQLGFRTVFNLLGPLTNPARADRQLLGIYDKNLGLKVAEVLNEMGVKRALVVAGADGLDEISISEPTYIVEVNHGMISSYTVHPEMFGLDSYPLAEVAGGDARVNAEIIQRVLDGEKGAYRDIVVLNAAAAFYLGNKASSIAEGVRLVQELLDMGEGKQKLEQLVEVTGGVSHAS